A region of the Apium graveolens cultivar Ventura chromosome 6, ASM990537v1, whole genome shotgun sequence genome:
CATAAGTACAGACTACTGTTACAGGTTCTAATTGCTTTATTCGGTCTCAATAGGATAGCCTTCTTGGTCCTTGCAAAAGCAAATATCATCATGGTCATATATATTCTGGATCCCCCCCTTTCTTTTTTAGAATATCAACCTAATCCCCCCTTTCTTTTATATGTACTATATTGCTTTCCCCTACACTCTCCTAATTATTACTCCCCTTCCTCCATGATTTGCTCTTAAACCCCATCTTAATTTCATCAACCGAGTGTGTCTTTGAAATTTCACTGCATGTAGCTTTTTCCAAGATACATATGTCTAAAGAGTAATCGGAACAAGTAAGGGAACTAATTAGCAAAAAATTAGAAAGGATGTTAAGTTAGGGAATTTAGTAATTAACTAAGAGGTTTTCTTTcttcaaaaaaataatatttaagaGAGGTTTTCTAGTTTATTATCACATGTGCACAAATTAATTAagcactaaattttataaatttaactctTTTTGACTCATGTAGTTTTTGTGCATATAAGATCTAtcattattaaaaaatataaatcaataaaaatgagctaaaattataaaatttaatgtTTTAGTGTCTGCCCATCATCACAGACCCGAAAAACTGATTATGGGAGAATGAGAACAGTCTATTTGACTACGTGCGCAGTGTATGAGTGATCAATCTCTGTCCAGGCTGATAATTAATCATCATGCAGTGACCTTAAGGGTGTAGATTCTTCTCTTGCATGGTTTTGAGTGGAGCTTTGGCGTTTTTCAACCCTAATTATATATGTATGAGTGTTGTCTTATTATCTTCTCCTCTCATGGACTTTCGTTCTTTCTGAACCACTAGCCAGTGTGAAACAAGTATATTTGTCCTTGCTTCCTGTGTATAGTAGAACTAgaacatgtatatatatatatatgttcgGATTTTCCTTTCACAATTACAAAATCATTACACACATAAGTCCAGATGTGATTTTAACATATGTATACCTGCGAAGCATACAATCAAGTGAAAGAATGTGATATATGTAGAAGATGCTGTGATGAACACAACAGCTTTCTTAGGGAAAGCAAATTCTATTTACCAAATATTGCTTTAAGTACAAGTGCTGCTGCATGCTACTCTCTACTACTTCAATGGTAAACCTCAAATTCCGCAACTACTTCTTCATAATACTTAACTCCTGTATAAATATCTGGACACCTAACTCCACTAGCAAGGGTCTTACCTAGGTCGAAGGTCCGAATGAGCTCAAAAAATGAGTGGAATTTTCTGGTTCTGCCACCATATGGGTCAAGCTGCACTAGAATATATATGATCAGGCCGGAGCTCACTGATCGGTCAAAGTCTGATACAACTGCATGCACTTTCAGAACGCGATCTAGCTTCTCTCTTAGTTAATTATACTTGCATCGTCTATGTAATGAATGAATATGTACATTATCCGGACAGTGTCTACAAAATTAACTACTGCTgcaatttataaataattaaggAGTTAAACTTGCCAATATATTGCACACATGCACAAGAATCTCAGATCTCTAACCTCATCTGACATATAAatttgcagcattctctatcAATCTGTACACCAGGGCCTCAGCCAACAACATTAATATATTCAAAACACCGACTAAATGGAAACTAAAAGCGCGCACACATTAAATCGATTATGAGCTTAACTGTGccatagtatatatatataccaacAGTACAGGTAACAAGTATAAACTAGATATATATAAAGAGAACTTAATTAAAATTAAGACCGATTCCTCACACATATATATAGAAAACTTGATTGCAAACACTTAACCTCTACACACACAAGTAACAAGCTTCTGAGCTACATTTACTTACCCTAAAaacatttcaaaaaaaaaagagCTTCAACCAAACATAAAGAAGATAAGAAGTATTACCACAGTTCTAGTACCATTATATAAATTATAGCATTGACGGAATTATCAATCAATGTTTGTTTCTTGATTCTGGAAACTTTCATCTCCATCCGGGCTTTGCATCAATTGTACTCTTCCATAAGCATGCACGGAGAAAGGAAGCTTCAAGGAGATCTCAATCCCAACAATATGAAATTAGATCTCAGCAAATTACAGGAAAGGAGTACTAGCAGAAGAAGTGTTGTTAATGTGAGAGGTGAAATCTGTAGTCCATGAGTTTCCAACACCACTACCCCAGTACTGATTACTGTTACTATTATTAGTATTAGTGATGTTCTGATCTGAAACACCCAAGAACTGCCTTGATAAATTTAATCCTCCTTCTCGAGTCTCTTCAACCTTCACAGGACCAGATGCTGCTGCTTCGGTTCCTTCTCCTTGATACGAAAATATATTTGAACCAGATGGTTGTTCAAAACCAGTCAAAATTGGTAATCTCCACGAACCTTGAGCTCCTCCACTAGTTAAAATGTTGTTGGTCAGATTGGAGGTGTTATTATGACCTAATTGAAAACCCATATCGGATGGACCGGAACTTCCATTTCCCATCTGAAATCCACCATATGCACTTCGCGCTGCTGCTCCGTACTGAGTATTGAGATTTTGTAAAGCAGCCATGAGAGGTACTTGTGACGAAAATGGATTATTAGTATTCTGGTTAGCCACCATTTGGTCAGCCGATCTTGATGGGCTTTCGGTACTTAGATTGTTGCTGCTACTAGGCCCTTTCTGGTTGCTTGTGATGTTTGGAGACTTTGAGGTTCTGCTTTTGCTTCTTTTGTTTCTCCTGCAGCCGCCACCTACAGGAACGCTCCTTAAGGCACCGCCGCGAGTCCAGTATCGCCTGCAAGTTTTACAGAAGTGGCGCGGCTGAGTAAGGCTGTAGTTGTTGAAGTAACAAAACTTAGTCTGAGTTGAATCACATCGCGGGCAGTTCAATCCGGCCTCAGGAAGTGGTAGCTTGGCTATCCGGGCTCGGTCAACCATGGAGCCAGGTCTGATTGAGCCTTGGTCAACTTGAGGTGGCTGGGGCGGAAGATGTGGATtttgaagaagttgttgttgatGATGGTTATTAGGTTGTTGTTGTTGGTGGTGCAACTGAAAATGTAACAAAAGAGTAATAAAAGTTAGCAATAATTTAACTGGTATATTCAAGAAGATAATATGTAGAAAGAGAATATGAATATATGATCTTTCTTTTAATTTTCAATATGCTTCATCTTTTGGGAAGAAGACTTATAAATTTACCTGATGATGCCAATTGGTGTGATGATCCAAGTTATAAGCAGGAACAGAAGATGAGAAGGCCATGGCTAGCTTTAAATATATCCTTTAGTACTAAAAGTTTGATGAGTTAGTAATTTTTTGTATACATATGGTGGAGAATCAAGCTTTATATTGGGTAGAGAATACTACCAGAGAGAGCCAACAAGAGGAAGACACaagagaaagataaagagaatTGGAAGAGAAAGATGATAAATGAGATGAAATGAGAGGAGAGGAGATGAGGAAGCCTTTTAATTTTTATATACTGTATTTATTATTACATTTTTCTTCTCCATCTCTTTTtgttttattataatatttttagttaGGGTTTTGAGCTCAGTGCGCCCGAAGTTTCTTAGCCTTTAAGGATTGTCTCCATGATATGATGCTGTGGTTTGCGCGCGTCTTAGTGCTCCAGAAAAAGTGACTTGTGACAACATGTGTCTTCAGTCTTCTCATGCATGGAAGACAacgtacatatatatatatatatattgtattatTGTGTATGTAGATTGTTTAGTGAATATATATTTTTAGCCAATGACTGATCTCCTTCGTTAATTTAATTAGAGTTAAAATGTCATTTATTCTAAATAGACTTGTAACCCGTCGTTCACTTTGGTGCTTTGTGTGTACTTTAATGCCAACAATAAACCTATATATTTAGGGTTTGTGTACTTTTATTTTGTCGGATAATTAATTCAAAAATCTTTAAATTTTATGTCTTTTATTGTCTAagattaaattttttaaaaatattacgatccataaatatttcaaaaatcttaTTTGCATTTCGTTCAATTTTGACTAAGGACTCCAATGAAATAGGGCACTCCATAGAATCTAACCCTATAAtctaaatataaattttaataatttgtaaACTTTTTAcctaaaattttattttatttatttattttaaattctatTAATATTAAAGTTTACAAAAAAAAAAACGTATTATGTTTTGAATGATATTctacaaatatcataatcttattgaaaatcttgcagtttgcatagattttacaagtcgaacgttgcaaaatatattattctacaaaacatgcttagtttgcataacataaatgttcatgttgctgaacatacatattgtacttgtaaatatacgagatttgcatgattttatttaagtaatgatatttgtgaaacatgttttgcaagataacACATTTTTGAacatattttatttgcagaacatagatggactccgaggactccgagGACTCTaattaaaaggtggactccatagaactttataTTATATACAATATTATAAAATCAAGtattaattcaaaaaataatatgCATATACTTATTTTAAATACAcatatttattataaaaattaacattaattataatatttatttatgtcgAATACTTCATCCGTGGACTAGATGGCAAAACACAAAATAGACACTAATATCGGTCATATACTTGATCTTCTATGTACTCCAATACTGTATAGTGTACCGCCAAAATGTAAGTTAAAACACTAATTTTCTCTTATCGTACTTATACTTCATGTCATGTATCAAATTGCTAGGTTTAGTTCTAATgtcatatatataatatacatagagttctcGTAGCATCTTTAACAAACTTCCAAAcacatttttaaaatatattttgacGATAAGACAATAAAATTGAACTCCAACACAGTAACATCATGACTTTTTGAActattaattataatttaaacctaaaataaaatataatttatcaaTACAAAATTCTATTACAACTGTGATCATTACAAAAACACAGCTAATAGTGACCCTCCAAACTTAATGTACTTAGTCAAATCCACATTATtttaatccaagatcttacacAAAATCTGAAAATTTAGAAAATGAGCTCGAAATCCAGCAAGCAACTACTATCCAACGacttaaaattatatttttaacttTTCAAAACACAACGTAAACATGAGACACATAACATCTATTATATAGGATTACAAAAATATTCTGTAACAACTAGTACAAGATTCACACAATATATTTTCAATGACAATTATCAAAACGGAGCACACAACATATTCTATAATTAACATAATCAATATtcttaatcaattaataaatctTAATATCATATTCTTATCTAAAAAATTTCTACATTCCTAAATTATACCTTATGCAATAGTTTTTTAGTGTTCGACATCATATACTTTATATCACACTTTCCAAGTGACTGAGCTCTTATTCATGCTCAACCGGGGTTTTTTTACGTCCCTCGTCAAGTAAAATCGAAGTTTGAAAATGTATCGAGGTGTTTCGAAATGTGCGCAACTAATCACGTGTTTTATGTATTACACAACTCATTGATCGGATTACAATTCTTATACATGACTAAGACCAGGGAGTTCTGAAAATTGTTATCTTATTTATCACATATCAATATCACAGTTATAATAGCTAAACAAATATTGGAGATTATGTAATCACACTTAATATGGCACGTTACACAAAATATACTAATACTTAATTTAATCACGCAAGCAAAATATTCACATTAGGACACATATTCAATCCGTTGTAACTCATCAATAACTACACATCTCGAGAATCAAGCTACTCCACGATTCTTATCATGACTAGATCTGTTTATAGACTTTTTGGCCAACTAAACGACATTACCTTGAAAAATTCAAAATAAGAACTTTGTAGAGAATGAAATGACCATCCCGAAAAGTCTGGAATCAACGAATTTCGAGTTACGATGAATTTATTTCGAATCTTACAAGACTGCTGAGTTTTTATGTGAAAAACCCcgataaattttaataataaatacgAGTAAGACGAATATAATGTATTTATAACATTTCAAAATTCATAATTCTTAACTTACAAGTTATCCAAATTAAACTTTGATCCAAATTTAAGGCCCATTATTCTATTCTAATTTTAAATCCTAAAGTttatcatattttaaaattttctccTATTATTTAATTACTATTCTTCTTCTAAATATTATGGAATATTACAAACATATATTCCTAGTTTCTCTAATTTTCTAAGAGTCTTCCTCTCTTTCTCGAGCTATTCCAACTATTTGCTTGCATTCTCTATATTGAATAATACAATTAAATTAGCTGCAAACTCTTTAGTAGTTAAAATTATACATTTTATGTAATAATACTCCTTAATTCATATCCGTTTTTTGCTAATTAACTACATGTacacaaaaataaaatcatatatccCAACAACTAACTTGGCACCCCAATAACTCTAATGAAATGCTAACAAAGGTGTCAATTCACTTTGTACCACGTGGCGTTGACACCCTCCACTGATATGCTCTAATCTCTTCATACATGTATAATTAAAATTAGATATAAATGTATATGATTTTAATGTAATGTAATACATTTTTACCATTTTGGTAGGATGTCAAAGGGTATCAAAATTTGGTAACATTGTTTAACACTCCCATATCTCCAAATAGAGAGCCAAAAAAAATGTCAAGACACACCATGCCATGGGACATTTTAACACTCTTTTAATTTTGACACTCCATTTGAGATGCTCTAATGTTATTTTAGTGGAACATATATAGAGTGCTAAGAACATATCAATAAAATCCTAATTAACAAGCCTAAATATAAATTTTCAAGAGCAACATAAAATTGATCTCCAAATAATTTTTAGTTATTTTCTAAATTTGTAAGTGTTTTTCCTTCCTCGGAGCAACTTTCGtcatatatttaatataattaaacTAACTTAAATATTTTGTAGTTAAAATTTTACATTTTCTCAAGCAATTCTTTTTAAACTCACTTCTTATCCATTTTTACTAATTAACTACATATAGACATAAAATAATGAACCATGTTCAATACACGAGGAGGTCAGAAATCAACACAAAACTAACTTAGGAGGGAGTATCTATCTACTCCTCATTGTTGAACACGCATAATAAACTCTTGAAATTTTGAAGTGGTTAGCATACTTCTTGAAATTTTGAAGTGGTTAGCATACTTCTTGAAATTTTGAAGTGGTTAGCATACCTCCAACAAACTCTTAAATTTTCTCATATAAACAACACATTTAAAAAACCTATCTCTTGTCCAGTTAAGATTTATTTTCTCCCCTACAATTCCCCTAAATTCACTCCGTATTTATATTTTATCCTTTTTAATTAAAGATGCTACATGATAAAATTCTAGTACTTAGCATGTTTCAGTCTTCTTTTGGCAGAACATCTTTCAGTTTTTAATATTAACTGAACGAGAAAATGTTAGGAGATTGTTGGAGATAATTTTTATCACTAAAGCCTCAAACTTTGACCAAGCACTACACCAGAAACTAAATC
Encoded here:
- the LOC141668817 gene encoding dof zinc finger protein DOF3.6-like yields the protein MAFSSSVPAYNLDHHTNWHHQLHHQQQQPNNHHQQQLLQNPHLPPQPPQVDQGSIRPGSMVDRARIAKLPLPEAGLNCPRCDSTQTKFCYFNNYSLTQPRHFCKTCRRYWTRGGALRSVPVGGGCRRNKRSKSRTSKSPNITSNQKGPSSSNNLSTESPSRSADQMVANQNTNNPFSSQVPLMAALQNLNTQYGAAARSAYGGFQMGNGSSGPSDMGFQLGHNNTSNLTNNILTSGGAQGSWRLPILTGFEQPSGSNIFSYQGEGTEAAASGPVKVEETREGGLNLSRQFLGVSDQNITNTNNSNSNQYWGSGVGNSWTTDFTSHINNTSSASTPFL